The genome window TTGCGGGCTGTTGTCCGATGTAGTCGGTCACCTCTGCAACCGCGCTACGTGCGGCGCTGGCGGCCGACCGGCTCGGGGCCGGCACAGCTTTCCAGCAATGCTCATTGTTGCTCCAGTAAACGAGACGGCTGGAACGAGCAGGGGAGGACGGTGCTGAAACCTGGGGGGATGCATGCGAAGCCGGCGCTTCATCGTTCACATAAACAGTGCGCCCATAGGAGTCGCGCACTGCCGTAATACCGTCGCCGGCCATGGCGTGGGGAAGGAAGGTCGCAAGAGTGATCGCCGCCAGAACCATGACAGGGAGTTTTGGCGCGGCGGATCGGGGTGGAACCTGTAGCCGTTTACCCATGCAAACGTGTTCCTCGTAAATCGCACGCCCTGGGATTGCGGTGCGCGAATTACCAGCCCCTACCGACAGAGATATCAACCAGAGTGAGTGGATTATAGGCTGCTGGATAGAGGGGTGCAATCCGGCAAAGGGCAGGGAATCTCGGAAGTGAACCTGCCCAAATAGCAGAAAAATCAGCATAAAAGCCGAAAAAAACGGAGCAAAACGCAGCCCGGGTACGGAGGAACATGAACTGCCGGATTCGGGAGGTTACGTGCCGAAATGGACTGCTGATAATGCTGGATTTAGAAGAGTGGTAATCGGGGAAAGGGTAATCGGGTAATCAGAAAGCGTAGTCAGCACTCAGCCATGCTTAATGAATCCTGAGGGTGCCCGTTCAACCCGCTCTACTAATAGCGCAGTCCCACTCTCGCGCCATGAAACCGGGTAGAGCGGGGTTGGGCGGGGTAGTTCATCACTTCAGCAACGATTCCACCACGCCATACGTTGACGCCAGGGCCTCGTCCAGGGCAGCAGCATCTTTGCCCCCGGCTTCAGCTAGATCGGGACGCCCTCCCCCTTTTCCCCCAACCCTTTGTGCGATCGGCCCGATGACCTTGCCCGCCTGCACTCGATCCGTAAGGTCCCGAGTGACCCCAACTATAAGCGCCACATCGCCATTGGAAGACGACCCCAGGGCCACCACGCCCGACCCCAGCTTCTGCCTGAGGTTGTCCACCAGGGTGCGCATCTGCGGGCGCTCGAGGTTGTCCACGCGATGCGCCAGCACCTTCACACCATTGATCACCTTAATTTTGTCGTCGACGGAAGCGGTAGTGGCCGCAGCCGACTTCATCCGCGCCTGCTCCAGCTCCTTGCGCAGGCGCTTCAGTTCCTCGTCGCGCGCCTCCAGTTCATGCTGGAGCGCCGTGGCCAGCGACCCTTCGGCCTCGTGCCCGAACCGGACCAGCTTGCGGGCCACCCCCTCAAGCTGATGGTCAGCCCGGAAGTGATGCAGTGAGCTTTCGCCCGCCACCGCTTCTACGCGCCGGACGCCGGAAGACACGCTGCCCTCGTCGAGAATCTTGATCAGCCCGATCTCGCCAGTGGCGGCCGTGTGCGTGCCGCCGCAAAGCTCGGTTGAAAAATCTCCGATCCGAATGACCCGGACCTTATCGCCATACTTCTCCCCGAACAGCGCCATGGCGTGGTACTGGTTGATCGCCACGTCGATCGGCACGTCTTCGATGACTTCCACCTTCTGGTTGGCGAGGACTTCCTTGTTGATCAGGTCCTCGATATCCTGCAGCTCTTCGTCCTCGACCGCGGTGAAGTGCGAGAAGTCGAAGCGCAGGTGGCCGGGCGAGACCAGCGATCCCGCCTGCTTCACGTGCTTGCCCAGGACCTCGCGCAATCCGGCATGCAGCAGATGCGTCGCGGTGTGGTGGCGCATGGTGGCGCGGCGGATATCGAGATCGACCACCGCATCCACCTTGTCGCCGACGTGCAGGTCCTCCTTCGCAACCACCTTGTGCGCTCGGACGCCCTGCACCGGGTAGTAGACGCCCTGGACCTCGGCGACTACAAGATTGTGCTCGTCGTCATAGAGCAGTCCGCGGTCGCCCACCTGCCCGCCAGCTTCCGCGTAGAACGGTGTGTGATCAAGGATGACCTCGCCCTGCTGGCCTGCCTTCAGCTCTTGCACACCCTGATTGTTGCGCATGAGCGCGACAATTTCGGAGCCGCTGGATTCGGTCTGCCGGTAGCCTTCAAAGACCGTAGGCCGAAGCTGCTGGTAAGCGGGATTTGCGGTCTGCTTGGCTGCGCCCTTCCAGGAGGCCTGGGCGCGAACTCGCTGCTCGGCCATGGCGGCATCGAAGCCTGCCTGATCGAAACCAATGCCAAGATCTCGCGTTGCGTCAGCAATGAAGTCCAGGGGTAGCCCGAAAGTGTCGTACAGTTTGAACGCCTTCTCCCCCGGATACTTGACGGTCTTGCCAGCTTCCTTGAGGTTAGCCACCAAACGCGGCAAGTCGTCATGCTGCTCTTTTGTGCGAAGTGCCGCACTCCTTGCCAATTGTGTTTGAGCGGCGGTCTCACCCCGGGACGCTGCCAATACTTCATCCATCAGGTCATCTTCTAAGAGCCGAAGACCCTCATCAACCGTCCTCGCAAACCTCGCCTCCTCGCTCTCCACCACCTTCGCTACGCGCTCCGTCGTCTCCATCAATTCTGGATAGGCGTCCTTCATCAGCTCACGTACGGCATACACCATCTGATACAGAAATGGCTGATTCTGCCCCAGCAATCGCCCATGCCGAATCGCCCGCCGGATGATCTTGCGCAACACATAGCCGCGGCCATCGTTCGCCGGAATCACACCGTCGGAAATCAGAAACGTCGAGGCCCGCGCGTGGTCAGCAATCACCCGCAATGACGCCGCGCCGCGGCTGCCGCTCTCCGCCTTCAACTCTTTCTCATAATCGACGCCGCACAACTCCGCCGCGCGCTTGATCAGCGGCACAAACAAATCCGTATCGTAATTCGATATTTTTCCCTGTAGCACCGCCGCCAGGCGTTCCAGGCCCGCGCCGGTATCGATCGAGGGCTTGGGCAGCGGGTTGAGCACACCGCCGGCATCACGGTCGAACTGCATGAACACCAGGTTCCAGATCTCGACGTAGCGCCCGCACTCGCAACCGAAGGCGCAATCGGTGTGGCCCTCGCCACTCGCGATTGCGCCCATGTCATAGTGAATCTCGCTGCACGGACCGCAGGGGCCGGTGTCGCCCATCTGCCAGAAGTTATCTTTGAGCCCGAACTCAAAAATCCGCTCCTTGGGCACACCCTGATCTTCGTGCCAGTGGCGGTAGGCTTCTTCGTCGCGCGGAACTCCTCCTTCGCCGTTAAAAATCGTGACGTAGAGTTTGCCCGCCGGGATGCCGAACCATTTCGGCGAGGTCACCAGCTCCCAGGCAAAGCGAATCGCGTCGCGCTTGAAGTAGTCGCCAAACGAAAAATTCCCCAGCATTTCGAAGAACGTATGGTGACGATTGGTGAAGCCGACGTTCTCCAGGTCGTTGTGTTTCCCCCCGGCGCGCACGCACTTCTGCGAACTGGTGGCGCGCTTGTAATCGCGCTTTTCGAGCCCCAGGAAGACGTCTTTGAACTGATTCATCCCCGCATTGGTAAAAAGCAGCGTGGGATCATTTGCCGGCACGAGCGACGAGGAATGGACCTCCTTGTGTCCGTTCTCGATAAAGTAGTCGAGGAACTTGCGGCGAATTTGCGAACCAGTCAGCATGAAGCACGCTAATTCTAGCAGGCAGCGAGGGAAGGAATTTGTGATCGGGTGATCTGCGATCGGGTGAAGTTCGAAGTACGAGCGTTGAGATAATACATTTCGAGCGTGAAATATCCCCTAATCTAGATCTCAGATCACCCCATCTCAGATCACCCCATCTCAGATCACCAGATCGCTCGATCTGCTGGTTAACCGATCCAGATTTACCCGATGTCTTAGCTTTCCAGGGCCGTCAGCACTTCGTCCTCGACATCCCATTTCTTCAGGATCGTGATAATCGTCCGGGAGCCAAACCCGGCCCGAACCAGCGTACGGAAGATGCGCGCCGCCTGTTTCTGGTCTGCGGGTTTCTGCAAACGCTTACGACGGAGGTAGTCACGCGCCAATCTTTCCTCGTTGGTGTCCGAATAAGCACTCGAGACAGCCTTAGCGATGATCGAATCGTGTACCCCGCGTTGCTTCAGGTCGGAGATCACGCGCCGTCGGCCAAATTTTTCGTTTTCCTTGCGCAGCGATGAATAGGTCGCAGCATATGCCGAGTCATTCAGATAGCGCTCTTCTTTGAGGCGCGCCACCACCGTCTCGACCAGAAGGTTGCCATATTCGGAGCCCTCGACTCGCTGGCGCAGGAGGCGCTTCAACTCAGCTACTGAGCGCATGCGGCGTCCCAGTGCGGCGATAGCGTACTCGTAGAGCGCAGGCTCGTCCCAGAGCTTCTGCTTGCTGCGGCCGAAGGCCATGAGGGAAATTGTAAGCGGGTAAGTGACGAACGGTAAGCTAGATCTGCGATGTTCGAAGTCCGAAATTTGCCAATTCGAACCTCTGTCGCCGGCTTGGCGACCAGCAGAATTCAGCGCTCACTTCTCACACCACGTTCAAACTTCACACTCCATCCGATCGAACTTCACCCGATCCAGGCTCTATCTGCCGAATCCCGAGCCGAATCCTGACCCGACTGATCCGAAGGCGCTCTGCTGCATCTCGTCCCGGGCGGCATCGCCGGTGCTGGCGATTCCGGCCACGCGCAGCTTGAAGTCGTCTGGATTGGTTGCATTCTCCAGCGCGGTTTCAAACGAGATCAGGTTCTGGGTATAGAGATCGTAGAGTGACTGGTCGAAGGTCTGCATGCCGTACTGCGAGGTGCCCGTGGCCAGCGCTTCGCGGATGTTGCGCGTTTTTTCCGGTGTAACGATACACTCGCGCACATAAGCGGTGGACATCAGGACTTCGCAAGCCGGGACACGTCCATTGGCATCGGCCCGGCGCACCAGGCGCTGGCTGATGACGGCTTTTAGAGTCGCCGCCAACTGCAGCCGAATCTGCTTCTGCTCGGGTGGCGGAAACACAGCAATAATGCGGTTGATGGTTTCCACGGCGTCCAAGGTGTGCAGGGTCGAGAACACCATGTGGCCGGTTTCGGCCGCGTGCAGGGCTGTGCTGATGGTCTCGAGATCGCGCATTTCGCCCACCAGGATCACGTCCGGGTCCTGGCGCAGGCAGGCACGCAGCGCTGAGGCGAACGATGGTGTGTCCACCTCGACTTCGCGCTGGTTCACAAATCCTTTTTTATCGCGGTGCAAAAACTCGATCGGGTCTTCAATGGTGATGATGTGCTCAGCGCGGCTGGAATTGATACGGTCAATCATGGCCGCCAATGTGGTCGACTTACCGGAACCGGTGACGCCGGTGACCAGCACCAGCCCGCGGGCCTCATCGCAGACCTTCTCCACGATCTTGGGAAGGTATAGCTCGTCGATGGGCTTGATCTTGGTAGGAATGACACGCAGCACCAGGCCCACGTTGCCGCGCTGCTGAAATACGTTTACGCGGAAGCGTCCCAGGCCGGCTACGCCGTACGCCATATCCAATTCCGCGTTCTCTTTGAACTTTTGCTTTTGCCGGTTGGACATCATGCTGAAAGCCATGCTCAGCATGTCCTCAGCGGTGACGCGCGGCTGGTCAGTCAGGGGCACCAGCTCGCCATCCACTCGGATGTGAGGGTAGTTTCCCACCTTGAGGTGCAAGTCGGAGGCCTTCCGCTCCATCGCGATGCGCAGCAGATCATCGATTGACATCGGCATATGGGTTTCTGCTTTCGGTGGTCGCAAAGTAGCACGGCTACAGAGGCTTAGCAATTCCTAGGGGTGTACGGAAGGGTAATAGAGACGTGGGTCTTTGGTGCAAAGGAGAGCAAAAGTCAGGTTTCACGACGATCACCCGGCTTTTTGAGCCATCGTTGTCCCCTGGATCGCGGCAATCGCTTCCTCTTCCGAAGCGTAGATCTGAAAAAGTTGCTCCAGCCCGGTTATGCGAAGGACTTCCGCCACTCGTGGCGATAGACAGGCCAGTCTGATTTTGGCATCACGCCGGTGAGCTGCCAAGAACACCGCCCCCAGTTCCCCCACGCCACCGCTGTCAATCTGACTGACTGCAGCCAGTTGTAGAACGAGCTGTTTGTTATCGTCGAGCAGGCGGCGCAGTGTGCGTCCGAATTCTTGCGTCTCTTCGCCGTAGACCAGGCGTCCCAGACAGTAAACGACCGGCACCCGCGCGTGCCATACGACCTGGAATGCGAGTTCCACTCTCACGCTCTCTTGCAACGGAAGGCTGGTGTGACCACGCGAACCAACAGCTCTGCCACACGGATTGTAAGAACCCGAGTATATCCCTGATGTCCAGAGCCCAGAGCTTGCTCGATACGGAAACATCTGACCGGCGGACTGTGGAGGCTACAGGATTTCTCTACTTGAGCTACTACATTCCGATGATTGTTCCTTCGCGCGTTCAGGTTTCTAATCCGATCAGACCGACGCGCAGAGGCAGACGCCGAGTCCATCGCATCGGATGGCGGGGCAGCAGCCGCCATCTCAAAGATGTAGCAAGATAACTCAAACTCGGCGTCTGCTTATCTGTAAAGTCTCCCCCCTTCGAAGGGCCCCCTGACAGCAAATACTCCTGTTCCAGCGATTCATAGGTGAATTGCGATTCGCAAATGAGAGCCGTCAAGCCAGGAAGAAAAGAACCAGGAAGGAAAAATAAGGGGCGCCTGGGACAGCGCCCCTTTCGTATCTATCGTTCACTCGATCTTAGGAACCGGAAGGCACGATATCGGACACGTGAATCGTGCTCGTGCTCTGGTCAACGCTTCCGTTCACCTTTACGTTCTGGCCCTCAAACGACTTCGCCTTTTCCTGGTCGTCCAGTTGATAGCTGGTGCCGTCACTGGCCTTCAGAACGTATTTCTTTCCAACCTTCTCAACCTTTCCAGAAATGGCTGTGGCTTGACCCTGCGAAGCCGGCATCCCTGAGGTGCTGGAACCTGGCGTTGATGCATCAGGCTGTGCCTGCATGCCCGAGTCGGAAGTCGGCTGCTGCGAGGTGGAGTTCGAACCCGACTGGCTGCTCGCCGAGGCTTGAGCAAAGCCGAGCGATGCCGCCAGCGCTAGTGTGGCTAGTACGGATAGTTCTTTTTTCACGCGATCCTCCAAATGCAAAATTAACTAGAGCGTCGGCGCGCTCTGCCAAGACAGCACGATGCATGCCAATGATCGAGGCCTCGCATTTGAAGCCGATATGTATCAGCCGCTCTGACCGCTGAGAGAAGTTTATTTGTTCATTACGAAGATATTACGCATACAGTAAATACCTTAAGCCTGAATCCGACCCTTCTGAGCCGCATTCAACCGGGCACCCGGCTTACCTCCTGACATCCTGATTTGGAAAAGCCTGGCCTCTGCCGGCAAACCTGCAGTTGAGCCCAGAGCTTCAGATCTGGGGCTATAATCTGGGACTGGACATTCGACTCTGCTGGCTCTGGAAGCCGTGAACCTTCCAAACTACATAACGCTCACCCGTATTTTCAGCATTCCGATTTTCATGTGGTTGTTGACCACCCGTCGCATTGTGGGCGTTCACGGGCAGCAGGAATTATTAGCCTGTGCGGTGTTTATTGCGGCTTCCATCACCGACGGCATAGACGGCTATCTTGCCCGCCGTCGCGGCCAGATCACCACCATGGGCATGTTGCTGGATCCGCTGGCGGACAAACTGATGATCGCTGCCGCCTTCATCACCCTGGTGCAATACAATCCTCATATCGTGCCCGCGTGGATGGCGGTGGTCATTATTGGGCGCGAATTTCTGGTGAGTGGACTGCGTTCCATTGCCGCCTCTCAGGGCTTCACCATCGAAGCCAGCGATCTGGGAAAATCAAAAATGGTGGTGCAGATTGTGTCCGTGGTCGCTGCCATTCTGGAACATCGCTGGAACGAGTGGCACATCCATCTCAATGCTTCCCGCGTGCTCATCTTTCCGGTGGACTTGATCGCACGCATGGCCATCTGGTTTATGGTTGCCCTTTCTTTGGCCTCGGCCATCGACTACTTTGTCGCTTTCTGGTCAAAGATTGACCGCAAGGTAGTCCGGAGCCAGCGACGGCGAAGCTTCGTGCTCAGCCGCCGCCGGAAACGCGATGTCGCTGCAACCTGATTCCGCTGCTGCTGTCCCGCCCTCCCAGGCAGAACCTCAGGAGTTCTCGCCGGAAGAACGCCAACTTCTGCTCACGGCGGCAAAAGAAGCGATTGCCGCCAACATCGATCGCCGCGAGATCGATCTCACCGCCCCCACTCCTCACTTGGCAGAACGGCGGGGTGCTTTTACGACTTTGCACATCCAGAATGAGCTGCGCGGTTGTGTGGGCTACGTTTTTCCCACTCACTCGCTCTACCGTACCGTGGCAGAAACCGCCATCGCCGCGGCATTCCACGACACCCGCTTCGCTCCCTTGCAACCCGACGAACTCACCGCTCTCGAGATCCAGATCAGCGTGCTTTCTCCCTTGCAGCCCATCGATGCAGAGGACGTCGAGGTTGGCCGCCATGGTCTGGTGGTGACCTTTGGAAGCCGCCGCGGCCTGCTGCTTCCCCAGGTGCCCGTCGAACATCGTTGGGATCGCGAGACCTTTCTCGCGCAAACCTGCCTCAAAGCTGGACTCCCCCCCGACGCCTGGCAGCGCGGGGCGACCCTGGAAGCCTTCACGGCTGAAATTTTCGGCACCTCTAACTTCACCTGGTAAAAAAAAGCGGCACTGACGTGCCGCCGTTCGGGCCTTCACAGCATTTCAGAACTGATTATTTAGGCACGCCCTCCATCTCCACCGCATCGCCGACCTGCACTGCATCGCGCGAGAAAGTAATCATGATGGTGGAACTGGCAGGCGTTACGTTAAGAACGATTCCCTCTCCGATGGCTCGGTTGGGAATCATCTTCAACTCCGCTTTGGTTATCTTGGGATAATTTTTCTGTGTGTCTTCGCCCGCAGGGTTATTGTAG of Terriglobales bacterium contains these proteins:
- a CDS encoding regulatory protein RecX, which translates into the protein MAFGRSKQKLWDEPALYEYAIAALGRRMRSVAELKRLLRQRVEGSEYGNLLVETVVARLKEERYLNDSAYAATYSSLRKENEKFGRRRVISDLKQRGVHDSIIAKAVSSAYSDTNEERLARDYLRRKRLQKPADQKQAARIFRTLVRAGFGSRTIITILKKWDVEDEVLTALES
- the pgsA gene encoding CDP-diacylglycerol--glycerol-3-phosphate 3-phosphatidyltransferase, with translation MNLPNYITLTRIFSIPIFMWLLTTRRIVGVHGQQELLACAVFIAASITDGIDGYLARRRGQITTMGMLLDPLADKLMIAAAFITLVQYNPHIVPAWMAVVIIGREFLVSGLRSIAASQGFTIEASDLGKSKMVVQIVSVVAAILEHRWNEWHIHLNASRVLIFPVDLIARMAIWFMVALSLASAIDYFVAFWSKIDRKVVRSQRRRSFVLSRRRKRDVAAT
- the alaS gene encoding alanine--tRNA ligase → MLTGSQIRRKFLDYFIENGHKEVHSSSLVPANDPTLLFTNAGMNQFKDVFLGLEKRDYKRATSSQKCVRAGGKHNDLENVGFTNRHHTFFEMLGNFSFGDYFKRDAIRFAWELVTSPKWFGIPAGKLYVTIFNGEGGVPRDEEAYRHWHEDQGVPKERIFEFGLKDNFWQMGDTGPCGPCSEIHYDMGAIASGEGHTDCAFGCECGRYVEIWNLVFMQFDRDAGGVLNPLPKPSIDTGAGLERLAAVLQGKISNYDTDLFVPLIKRAAELCGVDYEKELKAESGSRGAASLRVIADHARASTFLISDGVIPANDGRGYVLRKIIRRAIRHGRLLGQNQPFLYQMVYAVRELMKDAYPELMETTERVAKVVESEEARFARTVDEGLRLLEDDLMDEVLAASRGETAAQTQLARSAALRTKEQHDDLPRLVANLKEAGKTVKYPGEKAFKLYDTFGLPLDFIADATRDLGIGFDQAGFDAAMAEQRVRAQASWKGAAKQTANPAYQQLRPTVFEGYRQTESSGSEIVALMRNNQGVQELKAGQQGEVILDHTPFYAEAGGQVGDRGLLYDDEHNLVVAEVQGVYYPVQGVRAHKVVAKEDLHVGDKVDAVVDLDIRRATMRHHTATHLLHAGLREVLGKHVKQAGSLVSPGHLRFDFSHFTAVEDEELQDIEDLINKEVLANQKVEVIEDVPIDVAINQYHAMALFGEKYGDKVRVIRIGDFSTELCGGTHTAATGEIGLIKILDEGSVSSGVRRVEAVAGESSLHHFRADHQLEGVARKLVRFGHEAEGSLATALQHELEARDEELKRLRKELEQARMKSAAATTASVDDKIKVINGVKVLAHRVDNLERPQMRTLVDNLRQKLGSGVVALGSSSNGDVALIVGVTRDLTDRVQAGKVIGPIAQRVGGKGGGRPDLAEAGGKDAAALDEALASTYGVVESLLK
- a CDS encoding type IV pilus twitching motility protein PilT, encoding MPMSIDDLLRIAMERKASDLHLKVGNYPHIRVDGELVPLTDQPRVTAEDMLSMAFSMMSNRQKQKFKENAELDMAYGVAGLGRFRVNVFQQRGNVGLVLRVIPTKIKPIDELYLPKIVEKVCDEARGLVLVTGVTGSGKSTTLAAMIDRINSSRAEHIITIEDPIEFLHRDKKGFVNQREVEVDTPSFASALRACLRQDPDVILVGEMRDLETISTALHAAETGHMVFSTLHTLDAVETINRIIAVFPPPEQKQIRLQLAATLKAVISQRLVRRADANGRVPACEVLMSTAYVRECIVTPEKTRNIREALATGTSQYGMQTFDQSLYDLYTQNLISFETALENATNPDDFKLRVAGIASTGDAARDEMQQSAFGSVGSGFGSGFGR
- a CDS encoding DUF5818 domain-containing protein, whose product is MKKELSVLATLALAASLGFAQASASSQSGSNSTSQQPTSDSGMQAQPDASTPGSSTSGMPASQGQATAISGKVEKVGKKYVLKASDGTSYQLDDQEKAKSFEGQNVKVNGSVDQSTSTIHVSDIVPSGS
- a CDS encoding STAS domain-containing protein, which translates into the protein MELAFQVVWHARVPVVYCLGRLVYGEETQEFGRTLRRLLDDNKQLVLQLAAVSQIDSGGVGELGAVFLAAHRRDAKIRLACLSPRVAEVLRITGLEQLFQIYASEEEAIAAIQGTTMAQKAG
- the amrA gene encoding AmmeMemoRadiSam system protein A yields the protein MSLQPDSAAAVPPSQAEPQEFSPEERQLLLTAAKEAIAANIDRREIDLTAPTPHLAERRGAFTTLHIQNELRGCVGYVFPTHSLYRTVAETAIAAAFHDTRFAPLQPDELTALEIQISVLSPLQPIDAEDVEVGRHGLVVTFGSRRGLLLPQVPVEHRWDRETFLAQTCLKAGLPPDAWQRGATLEAFTAEIFGTSNFTW